TGCCGGTTAAATCTTCAGTCAATTGTGCAATATCAATGCAGACGCTAAAGAGTCTGTTTTTGAAAGTAATGACAAAGCGTTTCGCTGAATTTTTGCAATACTTATGGTAGGTATACTCTTCTACCGTTTTAGCCATGAGCAGCTTGCCACGATGCTTGCAGTCCTCCATAAATTTTTTATTAATTTTGTTTGCTCTAAGCAAATCATCCCAATCCTGACCTTTGGGCAAGATATATATTTCGTGCTTTTCTCCAAGGCTGAGGAGTCTTTTTGCATGTTTTTTAGTAGCCTCAATCCCTGCTCTGTCTCCATCTAAAGCAAGAATCCGTGTAATTTCTTTGTCCTTTTGTTCCTGAATGAATGTTGTTGGAAAATGATTACAGCTAAAAGACGCTACCGCTTTATAATTGCGATGATATAATGCTATGGCATGAAAGATTCCTTCTACAATAAAAACTGTATCGCCCTCATTGATGGGCATATCTGGCGGTGACCAGACATCCCCTTTATAGATTGAACCATCAGCTTTTCTTTTTCCTCCAAAATTTGCTTTTTGTCCGTCTTTCGAAGTTTTATCTATGAGCCTTTCCCAAAATCTGGTGCGGTTTTTATCCAGATAAAATCGCACAGTGCTACAAAATGTATTTGTGTCAGGAAATAGGTAGGCTTTCTGCTCATACCATCCTTTGATGATGGACAGATCAAAACCTCGATCCTTACTCAGGAAGGCGTCAGCGGTTCTATATGGATTTTGGTCTGTTGCAGGATATCTTTTTGAAAAACAGCTAAAAAGATCAGGATAAATGTTTTTGACGCTTTCTTCGAATCCGCAATGGTTGAGCCTGTTGCATTTCAACTGCCACGGCTTTTCTTTGGAGATGAATAGCTCTCTTTTACCACATTGAGGACAAATTCCTTTAATCAAATTGGCTGCACTTTCTTGAAAGGCAAATTGCTCATCATTGTACAGTCTATGGACTATTTCCGATGTGATCGCTTCTTTATTCATTTGAATCCCTTACCCCTGCAACCAGCTCTCTAACCATGAAATCAAATCGCCCCGAAGGTATGCGACCCGTCTTCCACTTTTAATACTTTTCGGGCCACGTCCTTGAGAATCCAGATTAGCAAGGTATCCGCTGGAAATAAGGCCGCCCAGGTAAAGCTGAACATCCTTGCGGGCAATGATAGGGGGAAGGGTTTGGTGCAGAATTTTGAGATCGGCACCGGAAGAGTCATTGGATTTTTTAGTTGGCATGTGTGTTAACCTCCGTACACGTGTTAGTATGTATGAAGCTTAGCAACTGATTATCGACTATGCGCAAAAGTGGGATGGTTTATTTCATAGCGTTATTCGCCACTAATCAACGCTAATATCTCTAGTGGAATTATTTGGAAGATTCTTTTTGTACCTTGATAAGTATTTTTCAAATGTCTTGTACACTATTCTATTAGCCTCTTCATGATCCAAATAAGCTATCCATTGTTTCGGAGTCATAGGTAGGGAGGAATAAAACAGTTTATCTTCGTGGAGGATGACTTGAAAGTCGTCAAAACAGATCGGCTTTTCGGGGGCAGATTGAGTTTTAATCATATTCTAGAGATTGCGAGCAGAAATATTTTCACCTGAGTTAAGATGATCACAAAGAAGAGCAAACCAC
The window above is part of the Maridesulfovibrio ferrireducens genome. Proteins encoded here:
- a CDS encoding toprim domain-containing protein produces the protein MNKEAITSEIVHRLYNDEQFAFQESAANLIKGICPQCGKRELFISKEKPWQLKCNRLNHCGFEESVKNIYPDLFSCFSKRYPATDQNPYRTADAFLSKDRGFDLSIIKGWYEQKAYLFPDTNTFCSTVRFYLDKNRTRFWERLIDKTSKDGQKANFGGKRKADGSIYKGDVWSPPDMPINEGDTVFIVEGIFHAIALYHRNYKAVASFSCNHFPTTFIQEQKDKEITRILALDGDRAGIEATKKHAKRLLSLGEKHEIYILPKGQDWDDLLRANKINKKFMEDCKHRGKLLMAKTVEEYTYHKYCKNSAKRFVITFKNRLFSVCIDIAQLTEDLTGTPLEDKDSFPVFISNCTVMEICNRDPQCLYREVDELLGEQWYVFKIQSTSKKPEIVRLEGSNVVTADAFHKALLNRTAGGTFSGTPADMRILTKHWLQNELPTVRSIPYIGYDNESQAYIYPAAAFYKGKEIKLDENSFYRVGKDLVRPGLKSIKIITDGKFNPDWFDKFLKTFHWQGFALLAFWIGSLFAHQIRKEQKSFPFFELTGDPGAGKSTMLEFYWKLLGREDYEGFDVMKSTIVGRRRAFNQVSNMPIVIIESDRETGGKDSKQKQFNFDECKPFYNGRGTGTLGVPKRNNGNRPDGCIFH
- a CDS encoding AlpA family transcriptional regulator, with the translated sequence MPTKKSNDSSGADLKILHQTLPPIIARKDVQLYLGGLISSGYLANLDSQGRGPKSIKSGRRVAYLRGDLISWLESWLQG